In one Gadus morhua chromosome 7, gadMor3.0, whole genome shotgun sequence genomic region, the following are encoded:
- the pimreg gene encoding uncharacterized protein pimreg isoform X2: MTSSMMTGYGKAMVGVWRAHTALEESDEAEGSPEAPSRFRKLRSSSSLNSLRMTLKKRLPLRSVQTNSLPENPTWEPVQEPTKPGTMGKLARGARQSVGGVYQRLQRSREARQEECLVSTPGRVGEHEEGTPSTSRTPQRTPGRPVTLVATPTPRRTPRACATPGRTPASRRRSAKKGTPKAGDEARGVRPRGGRRQLVRMAALKSPFASPNTQNQRRKFDQDLESVSSGLKRLKHLSRAFDSFIGRDDRNFNYSQMTE, encoded by the exons ATGACGTCATCGATGATGACCGGATATGGCAAGGCCATGGTAGGGGTTTGGCGGGCACACACCGCCCTCGAGGAGTCTGATGAGGCAGAGGGCTCTCCAGAAGCCCCCAGCCGCTTCCGCAAGCTCCGCTCCTCGTCCTCGCTCAACTCCCTGCGAATGACTCTGAAGAAACGCCTTCCGCTGCGCTCCGTCCAGACCAACTCCCTCCCGGAGAACCCTACCTGGGAACCGGTGCAGGAGCCGACCAAACCGGGCACCATGGGCAAGCTAGCCCGCGGTGCCCGCCAATCTGTGGGCGGAGTCTACCAG CGGCtgcagaggagcagagaagcCAGGCAGGAGGAGTGTCTGGTGTCCACTCCCGGGCGAGTCGGAGAGCATGAGGAGGGTACTCCATCCACCTCTCGCACCCCTCAACGCACCCCGGGCCGACCTGTCACCCTGGTGGCAACACCAACCCCTCGCCGCACCCCCAGGGCTTGTGCCACACCGGGACGCACCCCTGCGTCCAGGCGGCGGTCGGCGAAAAAGGGCACGCCTAAGGCCGGCGATGAGGCCCGCGGGGTGAGGCCCAGAGGAGGCCGGAGGCAGCTTGTGCGTATGGCCGCTTTGAAGAGCCCCTTCGCCTCGCCCAACACGCAGAACCAGAGACG GAAGTTTGACCAGGACCTGGAGAGCGTGTCTAGTGGACTGAAGAGGCTCAAGCACCTTTCCAGGGCCTTCGACAGCTTCATTGGGAGAGACGACAG GAATTTCAACTATTCCCAAATGACCGAGTAG
- the tmigd1 gene encoding transmembrane and immunoglobulin domain-containing protein 1 isoform X2, whose product MQTSPINSTGRSWLIKMTTILRTLLLHAVILCVMQTSGVRIESVPGSVEQMIEMKLDGTVSLICRHKTAARTDMELVWLRNNALVKLENNNRGDNSSICVTPLTHEDNGAIFTCQRKNDTTLNDSVTLNVTYASRTNGSEEFDMEEQETLVLLCDMYANPAVIVSWEFNGTQLEHTAGQVIVTNDGFTSKLTVNKLDMDLHRGTYICETNSPKHGKQRRTFIVRVKERTIRFPVMPIVAGVVVVFLTILLAIFSRRKKIAKCFK is encoded by the exons ATGCAAACATCACCTATCAATTCTACAG gccgGTCGTGGTTAATCAAAATGACAACAATATTGAGGACCTTGCTTCTCCATGCTGTGATCCTCTGTGTAATGCAGACATCAG GTGTGCGTATTGAGTCTGTTCCAGGTAGTGTTGAGCAGATGATTGAGATGAAGCTGGATGGCACCGTGTCTCTGATCTGCCGGCATAAGACTGCCGCTAGGACTGACATGGAGCTGGTGTGGCTGAGAAACAATGCTCTGGTGAAGCTGGAGAACAACAACAGGGGTGATAACAGCTCCATCTGTGTGACACCTCTGACACACGAAGACAACGGCGCTATTTTTACCTGCCAGAGGAAGAATGACACCACTTTGAATGACTCAGTGACCCTGAACGTCACCT ATGCCTCCAGGACGAATGGCAGTGAGGAGTTCGACATGGAGGAACAGGAGACTCTGGTGCTGCTGTGTGACATGTATGCCAACCCTGCTGTGATAGTGTCATGGGAGTTTAATGGAACCCAACTGGAGCACACCGCTGGCCAAGTCATAGTGACCAATGACGGCTTCACGAGCAAGCTGACGGTGAACAAATTGGACATGGATCTGCACCGGGGAACGTACATATGTGAAACAAATTCGCCCAAACATGGAAAACAAAGACGAACCTTCATTGTTCGTGTTAAAG AAAGGACCATCAGGTTCCCTGTGATGCCGATCGTGGCTGGCGTCGTGGTAGTCTTCCTCACAATACTTCTGGCCATTTTCTCACGAAGAAAGAAGATTGCTAag TGCTTCAAGTGA
- the pimreg gene encoding uncharacterized protein pimreg isoform X1, translating into MTSSMMTGYGKAMVGVWRAHTALEESDEAEGSPEAPSRFRKLRSSSSLNSLRMTLKKRLPLRSVQTNSLPENPTWEPVQEPTKPGTMGKLARGARQSVGGVYQRLQRSREARQEECLVSTPGRVGEHEEGTPSTSRTPQRTPGRPVTLVATPTPRRTPRACATPGRTPASRRRSAKKGTPKAGDEARGVRPRGGRRQLVRMAALKSPFASPNTQNQRRKFDQDLESVSSGLKRLKHLSRAFDSFIGRDDRTNGLERVGGAVIRKLDPNGKLSRSNLTRRATKLSHTLGELAHTTASNIRKT; encoded by the exons ATGACGTCATCGATGATGACCGGATATGGCAAGGCCATGGTAGGGGTTTGGCGGGCACACACCGCCCTCGAGGAGTCTGATGAGGCAGAGGGCTCTCCAGAAGCCCCCAGCCGCTTCCGCAAGCTCCGCTCCTCGTCCTCGCTCAACTCCCTGCGAATGACTCTGAAGAAACGCCTTCCGCTGCGCTCCGTCCAGACCAACTCCCTCCCGGAGAACCCTACCTGGGAACCGGTGCAGGAGCCGACCAAACCGGGCACCATGGGCAAGCTAGCCCGCGGTGCCCGCCAATCTGTGGGCGGAGTCTACCAG CGGCtgcagaggagcagagaagcCAGGCAGGAGGAGTGTCTGGTGTCCACTCCCGGGCGAGTCGGAGAGCATGAGGAGGGTACTCCATCCACCTCTCGCACCCCTCAACGCACCCCGGGCCGACCTGTCACCCTGGTGGCAACACCAACCCCTCGCCGCACCCCCAGGGCTTGTGCCACACCGGGACGCACCCCTGCGTCCAGGCGGCGGTCGGCGAAAAAGGGCACGCCTAAGGCCGGCGATGAGGCCCGCGGGGTGAGGCCCAGAGGAGGCCGGAGGCAGCTTGTGCGTATGGCCGCTTTGAAGAGCCCCTTCGCCTCGCCCAACACGCAGAACCAGAGACG GAAGTTTGACCAGGACCTGGAGAGCGTGTCTAGTGGACTGAAGAGGCTCAAGCACCTTTCCAGGGCCTTCGACAGCTTCATTGGGAGAGACGACAG GACCAACGGCCTGGAGCGCGTGGGGGGAGCCGTGATACGAAAGTTGGACCCGAACGGCAAACTGAGCCGCTCCAACCTGACCCGGCGCGCCACTAAGTTGTCGCACACGCTGGGAGAATTGGCTCACACCACCGCCAGCAACATCCGCAAAACCTAA
- the tmigd1 gene encoding transmembrane and immunoglobulin domain-containing protein 1 isoform X3 has translation MTTILRTLLLHAVILCVMQTSGVRIESVPGSVEQMIEMKLDGTVSLICRHKTAARTDMELVWLRNNALVKLENNNRGDNSSICVTPLTHEDNGAIFTCQRKNDTTLNDSVTLNVTYASRTNGSEEFDMEEQETLVLLCDMYANPAVIVSWEFNGTQLEHTAGQVIVTNDGFTSKLTVNKLDMDLHRGTYICETNSPKHGKQRRTFIVRVKERTIRFPVMPIVAGVVVVFLTILLAIFSRRKKIAKCFK, from the exons ATGACAACAATATTGAGGACCTTGCTTCTCCATGCTGTGATCCTCTGTGTAATGCAGACATCAG GTGTGCGTATTGAGTCTGTTCCAGGTAGTGTTGAGCAGATGATTGAGATGAAGCTGGATGGCACCGTGTCTCTGATCTGCCGGCATAAGACTGCCGCTAGGACTGACATGGAGCTGGTGTGGCTGAGAAACAATGCTCTGGTGAAGCTGGAGAACAACAACAGGGGTGATAACAGCTCCATCTGTGTGACACCTCTGACACACGAAGACAACGGCGCTATTTTTACCTGCCAGAGGAAGAATGACACCACTTTGAATGACTCAGTGACCCTGAACGTCACCT ATGCCTCCAGGACGAATGGCAGTGAGGAGTTCGACATGGAGGAACAGGAGACTCTGGTGCTGCTGTGTGACATGTATGCCAACCCTGCTGTGATAGTGTCATGGGAGTTTAATGGAACCCAACTGGAGCACACCGCTGGCCAAGTCATAGTGACCAATGACGGCTTCACGAGCAAGCTGACGGTGAACAAATTGGACATGGATCTGCACCGGGGAACGTACATATGTGAAACAAATTCGCCCAAACATGGAAAACAAAGACGAACCTTCATTGTTCGTGTTAAAG AAAGGACCATCAGGTTCCCTGTGATGCCGATCGTGGCTGGCGTCGTGGTAGTCTTCCTCACAATACTTCTGGCCATTTTCTCACGAAGAAAGAAGATTGCTAag TGCTTCAAGTGA
- the tmigd1 gene encoding transmembrane and immunoglobulin domain-containing protein 1 isoform X1 — MTQCMMSSSFCWKVIGNFLPLGTNGPSYNKLLHKLTRTHCFGLVLYSRRSWLIKMTTILRTLLLHAVILCVMQTSGVRIESVPGSVEQMIEMKLDGTVSLICRHKTAARTDMELVWLRNNALVKLENNNRGDNSSICVTPLTHEDNGAIFTCQRKNDTTLNDSVTLNVTYASRTNGSEEFDMEEQETLVLLCDMYANPAVIVSWEFNGTQLEHTAGQVIVTNDGFTSKLTVNKLDMDLHRGTYICETNSPKHGKQRRTFIVRVKERTIRFPVMPIVAGVVVVFLTILLAIFSRRKKIAKCFK, encoded by the exons ATGACCCAGTGCATGATGTCATCTTCTTTTTGTTGGAAGGTTATTGGTAATTTCCTGCCTCTTGGGACTAATGGTCCAAGCTACAACAAGCTTTTACACAAGCTCACAAGAACTCACTGCTTTGGACTGGTTCTGTACTCAC gccgGTCGTGGTTAATCAAAATGACAACAATATTGAGGACCTTGCTTCTCCATGCTGTGATCCTCTGTGTAATGCAGACATCAG GTGTGCGTATTGAGTCTGTTCCAGGTAGTGTTGAGCAGATGATTGAGATGAAGCTGGATGGCACCGTGTCTCTGATCTGCCGGCATAAGACTGCCGCTAGGACTGACATGGAGCTGGTGTGGCTGAGAAACAATGCTCTGGTGAAGCTGGAGAACAACAACAGGGGTGATAACAGCTCCATCTGTGTGACACCTCTGACACACGAAGACAACGGCGCTATTTTTACCTGCCAGAGGAAGAATGACACCACTTTGAATGACTCAGTGACCCTGAACGTCACCT ATGCCTCCAGGACGAATGGCAGTGAGGAGTTCGACATGGAGGAACAGGAGACTCTGGTGCTGCTGTGTGACATGTATGCCAACCCTGCTGTGATAGTGTCATGGGAGTTTAATGGAACCCAACTGGAGCACACCGCTGGCCAAGTCATAGTGACCAATGACGGCTTCACGAGCAAGCTGACGGTGAACAAATTGGACATGGATCTGCACCGGGGAACGTACATATGTGAAACAAATTCGCCCAAACATGGAAAACAAAGACGAACCTTCATTGTTCGTGTTAAAG AAAGGACCATCAGGTTCCCTGTGATGCCGATCGTGGCTGGCGTCGTGGTAGTCTTCCTCACAATACTTCTGGCCATTTTCTCACGAAGAAAGAAGATTGCTAag TGCTTCAAGTGA